The Microbacterium horticulturae genome has a window encoding:
- a CDS encoding MMPL family transporter, giving the protein MSRPRPHTRRELREQSRLPTRWLRIGIPVLLVLVWLVGGAIGGPYFGKVSEVSTNDHAAYLPDSAESTVVQNRLADFTGSDSIPAVVVVTADDGAKLTDDQLSALRDLVDPLGDVAGVNGSVSPPITSDDGKAVQLFVPMGTEEVSDSVDAVRTALDADLPDGTTAWITGPAGFTADLVQGFLGIDGLLLGVALLAVFVILVIVYRSPLLPILVLATACFALCVALLTVWWLAKAGVVVLNGQVQGILFILVIGAATDYALLYVARYREAVAQGAKRWDATTTAWRGAFEPILASGGTVIAGLLCLLLSDLATNRALGPIASIGIAFAILSALTFLPALLALVGRAAFWPFIPRQPLATIPDDLTVPVKGFWPRQARLVARHSRPVWIVCLVVLLAAGTGILQLKAEGVPTSDLVTSASQARDGQAVLGEHFDAGSGSPVYVLVEKADLDRAAVVMDASPGLESLAAASDDSPSGQATVTVDDGDVTIAAQGPPGTAAPEPTVSDGQVLLTGTLADPADSDAAEQTVRDLRGALSTELGDSAVQVGGVTATDIDTNDTSIRDRTLIIPIVLLVIFVILMLLLRAVLAPVLLMLSVIVSFAAAMGVSALVFNHVFQFPGADPAVPLYGFVFLVALGVDYNIFLMTRVREESKRHGTRPGIMRGLVATGGVITSAGLVLAATFAALAVIPILFLAQIAFIVAFGVLLDTFIVRSLLVPAVSYDIGRAIWWPSKLWRRGVDARTRD; this is encoded by the coding sequence ATGTCGCGACCTCGTCCGCACACTCGTCGAGAGCTCCGTGAGCAGAGCAGGTTGCCGACGCGGTGGCTGCGCATCGGCATCCCGGTGCTGCTGGTACTCGTGTGGCTGGTCGGGGGAGCCATCGGCGGCCCGTACTTCGGAAAGGTCAGCGAGGTCTCCACGAACGACCACGCGGCGTACCTGCCCGACTCGGCCGAGTCGACGGTCGTGCAGAACAGGTTGGCCGACTTCACCGGCAGCGACAGCATCCCGGCCGTCGTCGTGGTCACCGCCGACGACGGTGCGAAACTCACTGACGATCAGCTCTCCGCGCTGCGCGATCTCGTCGACCCACTCGGCGACGTCGCCGGTGTGAACGGCAGTGTGTCGCCGCCGATCACCTCCGACGACGGCAAGGCGGTGCAGCTGTTCGTGCCGATGGGCACCGAAGAGGTCTCCGACTCGGTCGATGCCGTGCGCACCGCTCTCGACGCAGACCTCCCCGACGGTACGACGGCGTGGATCACGGGACCCGCCGGGTTCACCGCCGATCTCGTGCAGGGGTTCCTCGGCATCGACGGCCTGTTGCTGGGGGTTGCGCTGCTCGCCGTGTTCGTCATCCTCGTGATCGTGTACCGGTCACCGCTGCTGCCGATCCTCGTGCTGGCGACCGCCTGCTTCGCACTGTGTGTGGCGCTGCTCACCGTCTGGTGGCTCGCCAAGGCGGGGGTGGTGGTCCTCAACGGTCAGGTGCAGGGCATCCTCTTCATCCTGGTGATCGGCGCCGCCACCGACTATGCGCTGCTGTACGTCGCGCGATATCGCGAGGCCGTGGCGCAGGGGGCGAAGCGGTGGGATGCCACGACCACCGCCTGGCGCGGCGCGTTCGAGCCGATCCTCGCTTCCGGCGGCACGGTGATCGCGGGCCTGCTCTGTCTGCTGCTCAGCGATCTGGCCACCAACCGGGCCCTCGGGCCGATCGCCTCCATCGGCATAGCGTTCGCGATCCTGTCGGCGCTGACGTTCCTGCCGGCACTGCTGGCTCTGGTCGGGCGGGCGGCGTTCTGGCCGTTCATCCCCAGGCAGCCGCTCGCGACGATTCCCGACGACCTCACCGTGCCGGTCAAGGGTTTCTGGCCGCGTCAGGCGCGGCTGGTGGCCCGGCACTCGCGTCCGGTCTGGATCGTGTGCCTGGTGGTCCTCCTGGCGGCCGGCACCGGCATCCTGCAGTTGAAGGCCGAGGGCGTGCCCACCAGCGACCTCGTCACGAGCGCGTCCCAGGCCCGCGACGGTCAGGCCGTGCTTGGCGAACACTTCGACGCCGGCAGCGGCAGTCCGGTGTACGTGCTCGTCGAGAAGGCCGATCTGGACCGCGCCGCGGTGGTGATGGATGCCTCGCCCGGCCTCGAGTCACTGGCCGCGGCATCCGACGACTCCCCATCGGGGCAGGCGACGGTCACCGTTGACGACGGCGACGTGACGATCGCCGCGCAGGGGCCGCCCGGAACCGCCGCACCAGAGCCGACCGTGTCGGACGGGCAGGTGCTCCTGACCGGCACGCTCGCCGACCCAGCCGACTCGGACGCGGCCGAGCAGACGGTGCGCGACCTGCGCGGTGCGCTGTCGACCGAACTCGGCGACAGCGCGGTGCAGGTGGGCGGGGTGACCGCGACCGACATCGACACGAACGACACGTCGATCCGCGACCGCACGCTCATCATCCCGATCGTGCTCCTGGTGATCTTCGTGATCCTGATGCTGCTGCTGCGGGCGGTCCTCGCGCCGGTGCTGCTGATGCTGTCGGTGATCGTGTCGTTCGCTGCCGCCATGGGCGTGTCGGCCCTGGTGTTCAACCACGTCTTCCAGTTCCCGGGGGCAGACCCGGCGGTGCCGCTGTACGGCTTCGTGTTCCTCGTCGCGCTGGGGGTGGACTACAACATCTTCTTGATGACGCGCGTGCGTGAGGAGTCGAAGCGACACGGCACGCGGCCGGGCATCATGCGCGGGCTCGTGGCCACCGGCGGCGTGATCACCTCGGCAGGTCTCGTTCTGGCCGCGACGTTCGCGGCGCTCGCCGTCATCCCGATCCTGTTCCTCGCGCAGATAGCGTTCATCGTCGCATTCGGCGTGCTGCTGGATACGTTCATCGTGCGCTCCCTGCTGGTACCGGCCGTCTCGTACGACATCGGGCGCGCGATCTGGTGGCCGTCGAAGCTGTGGCGCAGGGGAGTGGATGCCCGGACCCGCGACTGA
- a CDS encoding isochorismatase family protein, whose product MGTALFIVDVQNDFTEGGALGVEGGDAVAEGVSRLLAEHADDYDIIVASRDWHDGTGDNGGHFALSGEPDFVGTWPVHCVAGTEGAAYDPGLVTASITHHVKKGQGKPAYSLFEGVTDDGETVEQLLDAHGIIDVDVTGIATDYCVRASALDAIAHGRHVRVLTDLVAGVAAASSEAALAELAHAGAELVAVMS is encoded by the coding sequence ATGGGCACAGCATTGTTCATCGTCGACGTGCAGAACGATTTCACCGAAGGCGGAGCCCTCGGTGTCGAGGGCGGGGATGCCGTCGCCGAAGGCGTCTCGCGGCTGCTCGCCGAGCACGCCGACGACTACGACATCATCGTCGCCTCGCGCGACTGGCACGACGGCACGGGCGACAACGGCGGGCACTTCGCACTCTCCGGCGAACCCGACTTCGTCGGCACCTGGCCGGTGCACTGCGTCGCCGGCACAGAGGGTGCCGCCTACGATCCCGGCCTGGTCACGGCATCCATCACCCACCACGTCAAGAAGGGGCAGGGCAAGCCGGCGTACTCGCTGTTCGAGGGCGTCACCGACGACGGAGAGACCGTCGAGCAGCTGCTGGACGCGCACGGCATCATCGACGTCGACGTGACCGGTATAGCGACCGATTACTGCGTGCGTGCGTCTGCGCTCGACGCGATAGCGCATGGCCGCCACGTGCGCGTGCTGACAGACCTGGTGGCGGGCGTCGCGGCTGCCTCGAGCGAGGCCGCGCTCGCCGAGCTGGCGCACGCCGGAGCCGAGCTGGTCGCCGTGATGAGCTGA
- a CDS encoding EamA family transporter, whose translation MPAAAIALFGALVYGSADFLGGLAAKRLRSIVATAVAAASGLVLLAALSPVLGGEWNGVDAAWGALSGVFGAIAIALLYACLAIGPMSILSPLTAVVSAIAPMTWGLLVDGEQLSAVGYAGLGVALVAVVLVGFIPGEAAVRPAARGLVMAAGAGLAIGAFVIAIDQTSSTSGILPLVVNRGTNAVITGVIVGMLLLAGRRRGRSARQVLAAQGVEIGATPTGHADLEHAVGDTGAVANAGIAPSAWWLAAVCGLADASANAVMLVALRMGDLSVVSALTAMYPAGTIILAALVLRERIATVQWAGLVLALAAGVMLAVG comes from the coding sequence ATGCCCGCCGCAGCCATCGCTCTCTTCGGCGCGCTCGTCTACGGCTCGGCGGACTTCCTCGGGGGCCTTGCCGCCAAGCGGCTGCGCTCGATCGTCGCCACGGCCGTCGCCGCGGCATCCGGGCTCGTTCTGCTCGCGGCGCTGTCCCCGGTGCTGGGCGGCGAGTGGAACGGGGTGGATGCGGCATGGGGCGCCCTCTCGGGGGTCTTCGGCGCGATCGCCATCGCCCTCCTGTACGCGTGTCTCGCCATCGGTCCGATGAGCATCTTGTCTCCCCTGACCGCCGTCGTCTCGGCCATCGCGCCGATGACATGGGGACTGCTCGTCGACGGCGAGCAGCTGAGCGCAGTGGGCTACGCCGGGCTCGGCGTCGCGCTGGTGGCGGTCGTGCTGGTGGGGTTCATCCCCGGTGAGGCCGCCGTGCGCCCTGCTGCGCGGGGGCTCGTGATGGCAGCGGGCGCAGGGCTCGCGATCGGCGCCTTCGTCATCGCGATCGATCAGACATCGTCGACCAGCGGCATCCTGCCGCTCGTGGTCAATCGCGGGACGAATGCCGTCATCACCGGAGTGATCGTCGGGATGCTGCTTCTTGCCGGCCGACGCCGCGGGCGAAGCGCGCGACAGGTGTTGGCCGCCCAGGGCGTGGAGATCGGCGCGACGCCCACCGGCCATGCCGACCTCGAGCATGCCGTCGGCGATACCGGCGCGGTCGCCAACGCCGGGATTGCGCCGAGCGCCTGGTGGCTGGCGGCCGTCTGCGGGCTGGCCGACGCCTCCGCCAACGCGGTCATGCTCGTCGCGCTGCGGATGGGCGACCTCTCGGTTGTTTCAGCGCTGACGGCGATGTATCCGGCCGGCACGATCATCCTCGCGGCCCTCGTGCTGCGCGAGCGCATCGCCACCGTGCAGTGGGCGGGTCTGGTGCTCGCCCTCGCGGCGGGCGTCATGCTCGCAGTCGGCTGA
- a CDS encoding DNA polymerase III subunit delta', which translates to MDAASETVTRVSERAVPWGEVWGQTDAVRSLQAAASDPAELTHAWLITGPPGSGRSTIARAFAAALIAEPGDELVMRQVLAGTHPDYTALRTEGVIISIKDARALVERSYFAPSLGRYRVIVMEDADRMSERTSNVLLKALEEPPERTIWVLCAPSDADLLPTIRSRVRVLRLHDPEIADVAALVAERTGVDVQIAEQSARHAQRHIGMAQRLATDAASRDRRDAMLRAVLKVRGVSTAVEAAAQIDAGASDDAKALTAERDEAERAQLLATMGVAPGAAVPPAVRSQVKALEDEQKRRATRSRRDGVDRVLTDLQSMYRDVLMLQFGRDHDLINRELEPELRAVAKAWEPARTVTVLDAISATRKNIEQNVAPALALESMLITVASGRTP; encoded by the coding sequence ATGGACGCCGCCTCCGAGACCGTGACCCGCGTCTCTGAGCGTGCGGTCCCGTGGGGCGAAGTGTGGGGGCAAACCGACGCCGTGCGCTCGCTGCAGGCCGCGGCATCCGACCCTGCAGAACTCACGCATGCGTGGCTCATCACCGGCCCCCCTGGTTCGGGCCGCTCCACGATCGCCCGAGCCTTCGCCGCGGCGCTGATCGCCGAGCCCGGTGACGAGCTCGTCATGCGCCAGGTGCTCGCGGGCACGCATCCCGACTACACGGCACTGCGCACCGAGGGCGTCATCATCTCGATCAAAGACGCGCGGGCACTCGTCGAGCGTTCGTACTTCGCGCCGTCCCTCGGTCGTTATCGCGTGATCGTGATGGAAGACGCCGACCGCATGAGCGAGCGCACCTCGAACGTGCTGCTGAAGGCGCTCGAAGAACCGCCCGAGCGCACCATCTGGGTCCTGTGCGCGCCGAGCGACGCCGACCTGCTCCCGACGATCCGCTCTCGGGTACGGGTCCTGCGCCTGCACGACCCCGAGATCGCCGACGTGGCGGCCCTCGTGGCCGAGCGCACCGGCGTGGACGTGCAGATCGCCGAGCAGTCGGCCCGACACGCACAGCGGCACATCGGCATGGCGCAGCGACTGGCGACGGATGCCGCGTCCCGTGATCGGCGTGATGCCATGCTGCGCGCGGTGCTGAAGGTGCGCGGAGTGTCGACGGCCGTCGAGGCCGCCGCTCAGATCGATGCGGGTGCCTCCGATGACGCAAAGGCGCTGACTGCCGAGCGCGACGAGGCCGAGCGCGCCCAGCTGCTCGCGACGATGGGCGTGGCGCCCGGCGCGGCGGTTCCACCGGCAGTCCGTTCGCAGGTGAAGGCCCTCGAAGACGAGCAGAAGCGGCGTGCGACCCGCAGCCGGCGCGATGGCGTCGATCGGGTGCTCACCGATCTGCAGTCGATGTACCGCGACGTGCTCATGCTGCAGTTCGGGCGCGATCACGATCTCATCAACCGTGAGCTCGAGCCCGAACTGCGTGCCGTTGCCAAGGCGTGGGAGCCCGCGCGCACTGTCACCGTGCTCGACGCCATTTCGGCGACCCGTAAGAACATCGAGCAGAATGTCGCTCCGGCACTCGCGCTGGAGAGCATGCTCATCACCGTCGCAAGCGGAAGGACCCCGTGA
- the msrA gene encoding peptide-methionine (S)-S-oxide reductase MsrA encodes MTSGIHDTGDIRREPGMETAVLAGGCFWGMEDLIRRQPGVLDTRVGYTGGENDHATYRHHPGHAEAVEIVFDPTKTTYRDILAFFFQIHDPSTLDRQGNDIGTSYRSAIFPLTPEQEQTARETIADVDASGLWPGKAVTTIEPAGPFWEAEPEHQDYLITYPNGYTCHFPRAGWVLPRRDTTAV; translated from the coding sequence ATGACCAGCGGCATTCACGACACGGGGGACATTCGGCGCGAACCGGGCATGGAGACGGCTGTGCTCGCGGGCGGGTGCTTCTGGGGGATGGAAGACCTGATCCGTCGCCAGCCGGGCGTTCTCGACACGCGTGTCGGCTACACCGGCGGCGAGAACGACCACGCCACCTATCGGCATCACCCCGGCCATGCCGAAGCGGTCGAGATCGTCTTCGACCCGACGAAGACCACGTACCGCGACATCCTGGCGTTCTTCTTCCAGATCCACGACCCGTCGACCCTCGACCGGCAAGGCAATGACATCGGCACCAGCTACCGATCGGCGATCTTCCCGCTCACGCCGGAGCAGGAACAGACCGCACGCGAGACGATCGCCGATGTCGACGCCTCGGGGCTGTGGCCGGGCAAGGCCGTGACGACGATCGAGCCCGCGGGGCCGTTCTGGGAGGCCGAGCCCGAGCATCAGGACTACCTGATCACCTACCCGAACGGGTACACCTGCCACTTCCCGCGGGCGGGCTGGGTGCTGCCGCGGCGTGACACCACCGCGGTCTGA
- a CDS encoding TetR/AcrR family transcriptional regulator: MTGVPYHHGNLRAVLLVAAEQTLREGGIDEISLRDLARRSGVSKSAPNRHFRDRQALLAALAVRGFERLDDEITQAVARAGDVCAARVRAAAAAFVAFAVRDGALLELMFTMAKTEGRSDVGTAAERVFTRLGALIEEGQASGELRGGDTTRLKLLLAATLQGIATLVASGRVPAELTDDLIDDAVALFRG, encoded by the coding sequence ATGACGGGCGTGCCCTACCACCACGGCAATCTGCGCGCGGTGCTGCTCGTGGCCGCCGAGCAGACGCTGCGGGAGGGGGGGATCGATGAGATCTCTCTGCGCGATCTGGCGCGTCGCAGCGGAGTGAGCAAGAGCGCGCCGAACCGCCACTTCCGCGACAGGCAGGCGCTGCTGGCAGCCCTTGCCGTGCGCGGCTTCGAGCGGCTCGACGACGAGATCACACAGGCGGTCGCACGTGCCGGTGATGTTTGCGCCGCACGGGTGCGCGCAGCGGCGGCTGCTTTCGTCGCCTTCGCCGTGCGCGACGGGGCCCTGCTGGAGCTGATGTTCACGATGGCCAAAACCGAGGGCCGCAGCGATGTCGGCACGGCGGCGGAGCGGGTCTTCACTCGGCTCGGCGCACTCATCGAGGAGGGGCAGGCATCCGGCGAGCTGCGCGGGGGAGACACGACGCGCCTCAAGCTGCTGCTGGCCGCCACGCTGCAGGGGATCGCGACGCTCGTGGCGAGCGGTCGAGTGCCCGCAGAACTGACAGACGACCTCATCGATGACGCGGTGGCGTTGTTTCGCGGATGA
- the tmk gene encoding dTMP kinase: MTGLFVTFEGVDGVGKTTQAALLEQWLRDAGREVVRTREPGGTEVGERIRDIVLHHRGHVDPRAEALLYAADRAHHIATVVQPALERGGVVIQDRYLDSSVAYQGAGRVLDADDVRRLSLWATEGLLPDVTVLLDLDEADARRRLDADDKPFDRLEAEKADFHARVRAAFLRLAEAEPERFLVVDAAQPVEWIAELVRVRVTERLA, encoded by the coding sequence GTGACCGGCCTGTTCGTCACGTTCGAGGGCGTCGACGGCGTCGGCAAGACCACGCAGGCCGCGCTCCTGGAGCAGTGGCTGCGCGATGCCGGCCGCGAAGTCGTGCGCACGCGTGAGCCGGGCGGCACCGAGGTGGGCGAGCGCATCCGCGACATCGTGCTCCACCATCGCGGGCACGTGGATCCGCGGGCCGAGGCCCTGCTGTACGCCGCCGATCGCGCGCATCACATCGCGACGGTCGTGCAGCCTGCTCTCGAGCGCGGGGGCGTGGTCATCCAGGACCGCTATCTCGACTCGTCGGTGGCCTACCAGGGCGCCGGACGCGTGCTCGACGCCGACGACGTGCGCCGGCTCTCACTGTGGGCGACCGAAGGGCTTCTGCCCGACGTCACGGTGCTGCTCGACCTCGACGAGGCCGATGCCCGTCGTCGCCTCGACGCCGACGACAAGCCGTTCGACCGCCTCGAGGCCGAGAAAGCCGACTTCCACGCACGGGTGCGGGCGGCGTTCCTGCGACTGGCTGAGGCCGAACCCGAACGGTTCCTGGTGGTGGATGCCGCGCAGCCGGTCGAGTGGATCGCCGAGCTCGTGAGGGTCCGCGTGACCGAGCGCCTGGCGTGA
- a CDS encoding fatty acid desaturase family protein: MAEAVTIESTGALISSTTLEPRLGPVRQTYARTEDFPPLTRAFTDVSQVARESGLLARTPWFYAFVGLLIALGFGGAVTGFLLLGASWFQLLIAGGLGILFTQVAFLSHEAAHRQILSSGPANDRLARLLGNGVVGMSYSWWSNKHTRHHANPNRVGRDPDIEIDTISFLDEDAATARGLRRAITRRQGWLFFPLLAFEGINLHRLAFTHLLTRKPVKGRWIELGLIALRFAIFVVPVFLLLPLGMAFAFLGVQLAVFGIYMGASFAPNHKGMPVIDRTAKLDFFSKQVRTSRNITGGWWATWLMGGLNYQVEHHLFPSMPRPHLARARELVRDQCATLDVPYVETTLWRSYAIVIGYLNRVGLAARDPFDCPMASSYRRV; encoded by the coding sequence ATGGCCGAAGCGGTCACGATCGAAAGCACAGGTGCTCTCATCTCCTCCACCACCCTCGAGCCGCGGCTCGGGCCCGTTCGTCAGACCTACGCGCGCACCGAGGACTTTCCGCCGCTCACCCGTGCGTTCACTGACGTGTCGCAGGTTGCCCGGGAGAGCGGGCTGCTGGCTCGCACACCGTGGTTCTACGCCTTCGTGGGCCTGCTGATCGCTCTCGGCTTCGGCGGAGCCGTCACGGGCTTCCTGCTCCTGGGCGCCAGCTGGTTCCAGCTGCTGATCGCCGGGGGGCTCGGCATCCTCTTCACGCAGGTCGCTTTCCTCTCGCACGAGGCCGCGCACCGCCAGATCCTCTCCTCAGGCCCCGCAAACGACCGTCTCGCGCGGCTGCTGGGCAACGGCGTGGTCGGCATGAGCTATTCGTGGTGGAGCAACAAGCACACCCGCCACCACGCCAACCCGAATCGGGTCGGTCGTGACCCCGACATCGAGATCGACACGATCTCATTCCTCGACGAAGACGCCGCAACCGCGCGCGGTCTGCGTCGCGCGATCACCCGCCGTCAGGGCTGGTTGTTCTTCCCGCTGCTGGCCTTCGAGGGGATCAACCTGCACCGGCTGGCGTTCACCCACCTGCTGACGCGCAAGCCCGTGAAGGGCCGCTGGATCGAGCTGGGCCTGATCGCGCTGCGCTTCGCGATCTTCGTCGTACCGGTGTTCCTGCTGCTGCCGCTGGGCATGGCCTTCGCGTTCCTCGGAGTGCAGCTGGCGGTCTTCGGAATCTACATGGGCGCTTCGTTCGCGCCGAACCACAAGGGCATGCCGGTCATCGACCGCACGGCGAAGCTCGACTTCTTCAGCAAGCAGGTGCGCACCTCGCGCAACATCACCGGCGGCTGGTGGGCCACCTGGCTGATGGGCGGCCTCAACTACCAGGTCGAGCACCACCTGTTCCCGAGCATGCCGCGTCCGCATCTCGCGCGTGCTCGCGAGCTCGTGCGCGACCAGTGCGCCACGCTCGACGTGCCCTACGTGGAGACGACGCTGTGGCGCTCCTACGCGATCGTGATCGGGTATCTCAACCGCGTCGGCCTGGCCGCACGCGACCCGTTCGACTGCCCGATGGCGTCGTCCTACCGACGCGTCTGA
- a CDS encoding alpha/beta hydrolase → MNTKTRLLAVLAGVAVASVSLSGCLFTVIPDGGAASSQPASSPTPDAEGVASELLPFYTQTIDWSSCAGADQCADIDAPLDWNDPGKGKVSLSIIKHGATGTSQGALLVNPGGPGASGVELIRDSLDYAVGSTLAEHYDVIGFDPRGVGGSTAVKCFNAKQMDAYLFDIPSAPRNTAEWREEVLASAKGFAQACEENSGGILPYITTEFAARDMDLMRAVLGDKKLNYLGYSYGTFLGATYAKLYPQKVGRFVLDGALDPSTSSLEVSVTQGVGFESALRAYMASCLKTRGCPFSGTVDDAMSSLGALFARVDKSPLRNTDGRMLGADAMLTSIVAALYSQDSWQYLTQSLAGIAKGNPSIAFQLADFYYNRVDGKYQDNSQEAFTAYNCMDYPNDATDAQIAAAQATLKQKAPVIAPYWNVDIDGCESWPAKATGVREEIHAAGAGPILVIGTTNDPATPYTWAQALAKQLDSGILITRVGEGHTGFNKGNSCVDDTVNDYFVDGTVPDADVRCD, encoded by the coding sequence GTGAACACCAAGACCCGTCTGCTGGCAGTGCTCGCCGGTGTGGCCGTGGCATCCGTCTCCCTGTCCGGGTGCCTGTTCACCGTCATCCCCGACGGGGGAGCGGCCTCATCTCAACCTGCGTCGAGCCCCACTCCCGACGCGGAGGGCGTGGCATCCGAACTGCTGCCGTTCTACACGCAGACGATCGACTGGTCGTCGTGCGCGGGTGCTGATCAGTGCGCCGACATCGATGCTCCGCTCGACTGGAACGATCCGGGCAAAGGCAAGGTCTCGCTGTCGATCATCAAGCACGGCGCGACCGGCACCTCGCAGGGGGCGCTTCTGGTCAATCCCGGGGGACCGGGCGCCAGCGGCGTCGAGCTCATCCGCGACTCGCTCGATTACGCCGTGGGATCGACCCTCGCCGAGCACTACGACGTGATCGGCTTCGATCCGCGTGGCGTGGGCGGGTCCACGGCGGTGAAGTGCTTCAACGCCAAGCAGATGGATGCATACCTATTCGACATCCCCAGCGCACCGCGCAACACCGCCGAGTGGCGCGAAGAGGTCCTCGCTTCGGCGAAGGGCTTCGCGCAGGCGTGCGAGGAGAACAGCGGCGGCATCCTGCCCTACATCACCACCGAGTTCGCGGCACGTGACATGGACCTCATGCGCGCCGTGCTCGGCGACAAGAAGCTCAACTACCTGGGCTACTCGTACGGCACGTTCCTCGGGGCGACGTACGCAAAGCTGTACCCGCAGAAGGTGGGGCGGTTCGTGCTCGACGGCGCGCTCGACCCGTCGACCTCGTCACTCGAGGTGAGCGTGACCCAGGGCGTCGGGTTCGAGTCGGCGCTGCGCGCCTACATGGCGTCATGCCTGAAGACTCGGGGATGCCCCTTCTCGGGGACGGTCGACGACGCGATGTCGAGCCTGGGCGCGCTGTTCGCCAGGGTCGACAAGTCGCCACTGCGCAACACCGACGGGCGCATGCTCGGTGCCGACGCGATGCTGACCTCGATCGTGGCCGCGCTCTACTCGCAAGACAGCTGGCAGTACCTCACCCAGTCGCTCGCGGGCATCGCCAAGGGCAACCCGAGCATCGCCTTCCAGCTCGCTGACTTCTATTACAACCGCGTGGATGGAAAGTATCAGGACAACTCGCAGGAGGCATTCACGGCCTACAACTGCATGGACTACCCGAATGACGCGACCGACGCGCAGATAGCGGCCGCGCAGGCGACGCTGAAGCAGAAGGCCCCGGTGATCGCGCCGTACTGGAACGTCGACATCGACGGCTGCGAGAGCTGGCCGGCGAAGGCGACGGGCGTGCGTGAAGAGATCCACGCCGCGGGTGCGGGCCCTATTCTCGTCATCGGCACGACCAACGACCCGGCGACCCCGTACACCTGGGCCCAGGCGCTTGCGAAGCAGCTGGATTCGGGCATCCTGATCACCCGCGTCGGTGAGGGGCACACCGGATTCAACAAGGGCAACAGCTGCGTCGATGACACCGTGAACGACTACTTCGTCGACGGCACGGTACCCGACGCCGACGTGCGTTGCGACTGA
- a CDS encoding cold-shock protein has protein sequence MATGTVKWFNAEKGYGFIAPDDGSADLFAHYSAITGNGFKELREAQKVEFDAEQGPKGMQAANIRPL, from the coding sequence ATGGCCACTGGCACCGTGAAATGGTTCAACGCCGAAAAGGGCTACGGGTTCATTGCACCCGACGACGGCTCCGCCGACCTGTTCGCGCACTACAGCGCGATCACCGGCAACGGCTTCAAGGAGCTGCGCGAGGCGCAGAAGGTCGAGTTTGACGCCGAGCAGGGCCCCAAGGGCATGCAGGCGGCAAACATCCGCCCGCTCTGA
- a CDS encoding oxidoreductase translates to MPTSLPSLTLPNLSARTAVITGASAGIGLATARALAAAGCHVVLAVRDVSKGEDAASRIAGSTEVRRLDLADLSAVHSFVSQWGSRNIDLLINNAYAASPALQHTADGFELQFGTGHLGHFALTVLLLPHITGRVVTVSSQAERSGRFIWNDLAWAHGGYTSARAYSRTKLAGLLFMSELQRRLEAAGSSVRALAAHPGFIATDIYSEAGAATRLLVRTLAQTPERGALPVLHAALADVPGDSFIGPSRWARMRGAPAPIPRSAQADNSDLAARLWAVSEELTGVAWTAVMPTERHAR, encoded by the coding sequence ATGCCTACTTCACTCCCGAGTCTTACCCTTCCCAACCTCTCCGCACGGACGGCGGTGATCACCGGCGCGTCTGCGGGGATCGGTCTGGCCACCGCGCGGGCGCTCGCCGCCGCCGGCTGCCACGTCGTGCTCGCGGTCCGTGATGTGTCGAAGGGAGAGGATGCCGCGAGCCGCATCGCCGGCAGCACCGAGGTGCGCCGACTCGACCTCGCCGACCTGTCGGCTGTTCACTCCTTCGTCTCGCAGTGGGGCTCGCGCAACATCGACCTGCTCATCAACAACGCGTACGCGGCATCCCCTGCCCTTCAGCACACCGCGGACGGCTTCGAGCTGCAGTTCGGCACCGGCCATCTGGGTCACTTCGCGCTGACCGTGCTCTTGCTCCCGCACATCACGGGGCGGGTCGTCACGGTGTCGTCACAGGCAGAGCGCAGCGGCCGCTTCATCTGGAACGACCTCGCGTGGGCGCACGGTGGATACACATCCGCACGGGCCTACAGCCGCACAAAGCTCGCCGGCCTGCTGTTCATGAGCGAGCTGCAGCGCCGACTCGAGGCCGCAGGCTCGTCGGTTCGCGCGCTCGCCGCGCACCCCGGCTTCATCGCGACGGACATCTACTCGGAGGCAGGAGCTGCGACCCGACTGCTCGTGCGCACCCTCGCCCAGACGCCGGAGCGCGGCGCCCTGCCGGTGCTGCACGCAGCCCTCGCCGATGTGCCGGGTGACAGCTTCATCGGCCCGAGCCGGTGGGCGCGCATGCGCGGTGCGCCCGCGCCGATCCCCCGTTCCGCGCAGGCGGACAACAGCGACCTTGCGGCCCGCCTCTGGGCGGTCTCCGAAGAGCTAACCGGGGTCGCCTGGACCGCGGTCATGCCGACCGAAAGGCATGCCCGGTGA